In Collimonas arenae, a single genomic region encodes these proteins:
- a CDS encoding MFS family transporter: MTILHPSEHAADTRKRIFAIVGASSGNLVEWFDFYIYSFCAIYFAPVFFPSSNPTTQLVNTAAIFAVGFLMRPIGGWLFGRIADKHGRRTAMMISVLMMCGGSLMIACLPTYASIGMAAPALLLLARLFQGLSVGGEYGTSATYMSEVALEGKRGFFASFQYVTLIGGQLLAVLALVILQQFLTSEQLHAWGWRIPFVLGALAALIALYLRKSLSETSTAETRKSKDAGTLAGLMKHKRAFMTVVGFTAGGSLIFYTFTTYMQKYLVNTAGMNAKTASTVMTAALFVYMLMQPLFGALSDKIGRRTAMLWFGGLAAIATVPILHALKDVTSPYAAFGLVILALAIVSFYTSISGLIKAEMFPPEVRALGVGLSYAVGNSIFGGSAEFVALKLKEFGIESSFYWYVSVMCALAFIVAYKMRDPSKEGYLKDVPLETHNYAAEGTAATPR, translated from the coding sequence ATGACCATACTTCATCCGTCCGAACATGCGGCCGATACTCGAAAACGCATTTTCGCCATCGTCGGCGCTTCCTCCGGCAATCTGGTGGAATGGTTCGATTTTTACATCTACTCGTTTTGCGCGATCTATTTTGCGCCGGTATTCTTCCCTAGCAGTAATCCGACCACGCAACTGGTCAATACCGCCGCCATCTTTGCTGTAGGTTTCCTGATGCGTCCGATAGGCGGCTGGCTGTTCGGACGGATCGCCGACAAACACGGCCGCCGTACCGCCATGATGATTTCGGTGTTGATGATGTGCGGCGGCTCGCTGATGATCGCCTGCCTGCCAACCTACGCCAGCATCGGCATGGCGGCGCCGGCGCTGCTGTTGCTGGCGCGTCTGTTCCAAGGCCTGTCGGTAGGCGGGGAATACGGCACCAGCGCTACTTACATGAGTGAAGTCGCACTGGAAGGGAAGCGCGGCTTTTTCGCCTCGTTCCAGTATGTGACCCTGATCGGCGGACAGCTGCTGGCGGTGCTGGCGCTGGTGATCTTGCAGCAATTCCTGACGTCCGAGCAGTTGCATGCCTGGGGCTGGCGCATTCCTTTCGTACTGGGTGCGCTTGCCGCCCTGATTGCCTTGTATTTGCGCAAATCCCTCAGTGAAACCTCAACCGCAGAAACCCGTAAAAGCAAGGATGCGGGCACCTTGGCTGGCTTGATGAAGCATAAACGGGCATTCATGACTGTTGTTGGCTTTACCGCTGGCGGCTCCTTGATTTTCTATACCTTCACCACCTATATGCAGAAATACCTGGTGAATACCGCCGGCATGAACGCCAAGACCGCAAGCACTGTCATGACCGCGGCATTGTTTGTCTATATGCTGATGCAACCGCTGTTCGGCGCGCTCTCCGACAAGATCGGGCGTCGCACCGCCATGCTGTGGTTCGGCGGACTGGCCGCCATCGCGACGGTGCCGATCCTGCATGCGCTGAAGGATGTGACCAGCCCGTATGCGGCGTTCGGGCTGGTGATCCTGGCATTGGCGATCGTCAGTTTCTACACCTCGATCAGCGGCTTGATCAAGGCAGAAATGTTCCCGCCGGAAGTCCGCGCATTGGGTGTTGGCTTGTCTTATGCGGTCGGCAATTCGATTTTCGGCGGTTCCGCGGAATTTGTGGCGCTCAAGCTGAAAGAGTTCGGCATCGAATCCAGTTTCTACTGGTACGTATCGGTCATGTGCGCGCTGGCCTTCATCGTCGCCTACAAGATGCGTGATCCGAGCAAGGAAGGTTATCTCAAAGATGTTCCGCTTGAGACGCACAACTATGCAGCCGAGGGCACCGCAGCCACGCCGCGCTAA
- a CDS encoding sensor histidine kinase → MKSRKSLLLLMLAIICASAVVVTTYVLAARKASSDISEGSERQLQIVALDLESVLQKFETLPFALGFQSDVLQALAQPGDQQNIQRLNLALQLIQRQSKVVAIYVLDRKGLTLASSNWDTATSFVGRDFGFRPYFSAAINGQPGRFYGIGNATNVPGYFIAQPIYASAAEYGRKAALGVMVVKIDLTEFEHTWSSSEDPIALTDSRGVVFLSNRQEWKYHSMSPLNGAVQQDLTGTHQYADQPITPLISLPKAQRIGFGQHVTREVGRLGWQLIVFPSQARIVRIAMLWTLAAVLLLAIAAITMWAIYQRRRRLEERLTSAEYLDRTIALRTQELMVANHTLEVKYAKLKETEHLLRSTQNNLIQAGKLAMLGQMAAGIAHELNQPLAAIRAFADNAITFLSREQRDKATENLSHISNASARMGKIVGQLNGFSRKSHEAVAVIDLSKSIEAAALLLNNEFLTHGASLRIDIRDAAQVVGDSVRTEQVLINLLRNALDAVDNAEQKNISLVLEQETGEAVIRIRDSGPGIPAQVALHLFEPFFTTKPSGKGLGLGLAISSSIVQAMNGRLAAHNHSDGGAEFVLRIPLLESMDKVLES, encoded by the coding sequence ATGAAATCGAGAAAATCGTTGCTGCTGCTGATGCTGGCGATCATTTGTGCGAGCGCGGTAGTGGTCACCACTTATGTGCTGGCTGCGAGGAAAGCCAGCAGCGATATCAGCGAGGGCAGCGAGCGGCAGTTGCAGATCGTTGCGCTGGACCTGGAGTCGGTGCTGCAAAAATTCGAGACCTTGCCGTTTGCCCTGGGATTCCAGTCGGATGTGCTGCAGGCGCTGGCGCAGCCGGGTGACCAGCAGAACATTCAGCGTCTCAATCTGGCGCTGCAACTGATACAGCGGCAGTCGAAGGTAGTGGCGATCTATGTACTAGACCGAAAAGGCTTGACCCTGGCTTCCAGCAACTGGGATACCGCGACCAGCTTCGTCGGCAGGGATTTCGGCTTCCGGCCCTATTTCAGCGCAGCGATCAATGGCCAGCCCGGGCGCTTCTACGGCATCGGCAACGCCACCAATGTTCCCGGTTATTTCATCGCCCAGCCGATTTACGCCAGCGCTGCTGAATACGGCCGCAAGGCTGCGCTGGGCGTCATGGTAGTCAAGATCGACCTGACTGAATTCGAACACACCTGGAGCAGCAGCGAAGACCCGATCGCGCTGACCGACAGCAGAGGCGTGGTGTTTTTGAGTAATCGCCAAGAATGGAAATACCACAGCATGTCACCGTTGAACGGCGCGGTGCAGCAAGATCTCACTGGCACCCATCAATATGCCGACCAGCCCATAACACCGCTGATCTCGCTGCCGAAAGCGCAGAGGATCGGCTTCGGCCAGCATGTGACGCGTGAGGTAGGGCGCCTCGGCTGGCAATTGATAGTGTTCCCATCACAAGCGCGAATCGTCCGCATTGCCATGTTATGGACGTTGGCCGCCGTGCTGTTGCTGGCAATCGCGGCGATTACCATGTGGGCAATATACCAACGGCGGCGGCGTTTGGAGGAACGTCTGACATCGGCAGAATATCTGGACCGCACCATAGCGCTGAGAACCCAGGAATTGATGGTGGCAAATCACACTCTGGAAGTGAAATACGCCAAGCTGAAGGAAACCGAGCATTTGTTGCGGTCGACCCAGAATAATCTGATCCAGGCCGGAAAGTTGGCGATGCTGGGCCAAATGGCGGCGGGCATCGCACACGAGCTGAACCAGCCGCTGGCGGCAATCCGGGCCTTCGCCGACAACGCCATTACTTTCCTGTCGCGCGAGCAGCGCGACAAGGCTACGGAAAATCTCAGCCATATCAGCAATGCCAGCGCCCGCATGGGAAAGATCGTCGGACAGCTGAACGGCTTCTCCCGGAAAAGCCATGAAGCGGTGGCGGTCATCGACTTGTCGAAATCGATAGAAGCCGCCGCATTATTATTGAACAATGAGTTCCTGACGCATGGCGCTAGCCTGCGTATCGATATCCGCGATGCAGCACAGGTGGTGGGTGACTCGGTGCGCACCGAACAGGTCCTGATCAATCTGTTGCGCAATGCGCTGGACGCGGTGGATAATGCCGAGCAAAAAAATATCTCGCTGGTGCTTGAACAGGAGACGGGGGAAGCTGTAATCCGCATCCGCGATTCCGGCCCGGGCATTCCGGCGCAGGTCGCTTTGCATCTGTTCGAACCGTTTTTTACGACCAAACCGTCCGGCAAAGGACTCGGTCTGGGCCTGGCGATTTCCTCTTCCATCGTGCAAGCGATGAATGGCCGGCTGGCGGCTCATAATCACAGCGATGGCGGCGCTGAATTCGTGTTGCGCATACCTTTGCTGGAATCGATGGATAAAGTGCTTGAATCGTGA
- a CDS encoding sigma-54-dependent transcriptional regulator yields METTVATLEAVLIEDEQSVREAISQTLELGGFTVHACDSVEQAQPWLTSSFAGVIVTDVRLPGRSGLELLTQVVTLDPDLPVIVVTGHGDVSMAVDAMRAGAYDFIEKPFGAERLMETAHRAQEKRSLILENRRLKAAWIAHPDMPSLIGQSAVIERVRTMIRSVGPTMVDILVNGQTGSGKEVVARQLHLASGRKGPFVAINCGALPETVFESEIFGHEAGAFTSAQKRRIGKLEYAKGGTVFLDEIETMPLALQVKLLRVLQERKLERLGGNEAIAIDCRIIAASKANLLQMSAQGSFREDLYYRIGVVSIDLPRLNERREDIPLLLAHFIQGAAIRYQRPLPQWSLAQMAQWQTRDWPGNVRELRNFADRLVLGVAEGVTDFGGEEVGDLPAGLSLPQQMDVYERLLIAEMLNATSGNVAAAADRLGLPKKTLYDKIKKYQLAVGKA; encoded by the coding sequence ATGGAGACGACTGTGGCGACGCTGGAAGCAGTATTGATTGAAGATGAGCAGTCGGTGCGGGAGGCGATCAGCCAGACCCTGGAACTGGGTGGCTTTACCGTGCACGCTTGCGACAGCGTTGAACAGGCGCAACCATGGCTGACATCGAGTTTTGCCGGCGTCATCGTGACCGATGTACGCTTGCCTGGCCGCTCTGGCTTGGAGTTGTTGACGCAGGTAGTGACGCTGGATCCGGACTTGCCTGTCATCGTGGTCACCGGCCACGGCGATGTCAGCATGGCGGTGGATGCGATGCGTGCCGGCGCCTACGATTTTATTGAAAAACCGTTCGGCGCCGAGCGGCTGATGGAAACCGCACACAGGGCGCAAGAAAAGCGCAGTTTGATTCTGGAAAACCGTCGTCTCAAGGCTGCCTGGATAGCCCATCCCGATATGCCTAGCCTTATCGGCCAGTCGGCGGTGATCGAACGCGTCAGGACCATGATCCGTAGCGTTGGTCCGACCATGGTCGATATCCTGGTCAATGGACAGACCGGTAGCGGCAAGGAAGTGGTGGCGCGGCAGCTTCATCTTGCCAGCGGCCGCAAAGGACCGTTCGTCGCCATCAACTGCGGCGCCCTGCCGGAAACGGTATTCGAAAGCGAGATATTCGGCCATGAGGCAGGCGCCTTCACCAGCGCCCAGAAGCGCCGCATCGGCAAGCTGGAATACGCCAAGGGTGGTACGGTTTTCCTGGATGAAATCGAAACCATGCCGCTGGCGCTGCAAGTGAAATTGCTGCGGGTGCTGCAGGAGCGCAAGCTGGAACGGTTGGGCGGCAACGAAGCCATTGCCATCGACTGCCGCATCATTGCTGCCAGCAAGGCCAACCTGCTGCAGATGAGCGCGCAAGGAAGTTTTCGGGAGGATTTGTATTATCGCATCGGGGTCGTCAGCATCGATTTGCCGCGTCTGAACGAGCGGCGCGAAGACATTCCGCTGTTGCTGGCGCATTTTATCCAGGGTGCGGCGATTCGTTACCAGCGACCGCTGCCGCAATGGAGCCTGGCGCAAATGGCGCAATGGCAAACTCGCGACTGGCCCGGCAATGTACGCGAATTGCGCAATTTTGCCGATCGCCTGGTGCTGGGCGTGGCGGAGGGCGTTACCGACTTTGGCGGCGAGGAAGTTGGCGATTTGCCGGCAGGCCTGTCGTTGCCGCAGCAAATGGATGTGTATGAGCGCCTGCTGATTGCGGAAATGCTCAACGCCACCAGCGGCAACGTTGCGGCCGCCGCAGATCGCCTCGGTTTGCCCAAGAAAACCCTGTACGACAAAATCAAGAAATACCAGCTAGCCGTTGGCAAAGCATGA
- a CDS encoding acyltransferase family protein, with translation MSASSQLPSSSYAPDRNTNFQFGFIDLLKVVAAQLIVLHHLAFYGPMADYVRPVAPALIDWLDSYARIAVQVFLVVGGFLAAKSLSPQGNSGIADPMRVLWRRYMKLVPPFLVATGLGVGASAWAAMWMTHYSISAMPSALQLAAHALLLHTVLGYESISAGAWYVAIDFQLYALLTMLLWFTGSVAGRRSAPWLAPVLVVIGVTASLLYFNRNSTWDAWAPYFFGSYGLGIIAWWARDVSRRPAVVALLLVAILLPALCALAIDFRSRIAVALIVACALVLVNRRGVLMSRQRLSWIRSFGRISYSIFLVHFPVCLVINAAFTRFVPPQPLYQAGGMVLAWAASLVAGAFFYRWVEIPLSRLSARAFGREITLPVTATA, from the coding sequence ATGAGCGCTTCTTCGCAGCTGCCAAGCTCATCTTACGCACCAGACCGCAATACCAATTTTCAATTCGGGTTTATCGACCTGTTAAAGGTGGTTGCCGCCCAGTTAATCGTTTTGCATCACCTGGCGTTTTACGGCCCGATGGCCGACTACGTACGCCCTGTGGCGCCTGCCTTGATAGACTGGCTGGATAGTTACGCGCGCATTGCCGTACAGGTGTTCCTGGTGGTTGGCGGTTTCCTTGCCGCCAAGTCCTTGTCGCCGCAAGGAAATTCCGGCATTGCCGATCCCATGCGCGTGTTATGGCGCCGCTACATGAAGCTGGTGCCGCCGTTTTTGGTGGCGACCGGATTGGGAGTCGGGGCTTCGGCCTGGGCTGCCATGTGGATGACCCATTATTCGATTTCCGCCATGCCCTCGGCGCTGCAACTGGCTGCGCACGCGCTGTTGCTGCATACGGTGCTGGGCTACGAATCAATTTCGGCCGGCGCCTGGTATGTCGCTATAGATTTCCAGTTATATGCATTATTGACGATGCTGCTGTGGTTTACCGGCAGTGTCGCTGGCCGTCGTTCCGCGCCTTGGCTGGCGCCGGTGCTGGTGGTGATCGGCGTGACCGCATCGCTACTGTATTTCAACCGGAACTCGACCTGGGATGCATGGGCGCCTTACTTCTTCGGCAGTTATGGTCTCGGTATTATCGCCTGGTGGGCACGTGACGTGAGCCGCCGTCCCGCTGTGGTGGCGCTGTTGCTGGTGGCGATTCTGCTGCCGGCGCTGTGCGCGCTGGCGATCGATTTTCGTAGCCGTATCGCGGTGGCGCTGATTGTCGCTTGCGCCTTGGTGCTGGTGAATCGGCGCGGGGTGTTGATGTCGCGCCAGCGTTTGTCATGGATCCGTTCCTTCGGACGTATTTCCTATTCCATTTTTCTGGTACATTTCCCAGTGTGCCTGGTAATCAATGCCGCCTTCACGCGCTTTGTGCCGCCGCAGCCGCTGTACCAGGCTGGCGGGATGGTTCTGGCATGGGCAGCCAGCTTGGTGGCCGGCGCTTTCTTTTACCGCTGGGTGGAAATTCCGCTGAGCCGTCTTTCAGCGCGCGCATTTGGCCGGGAAATAACTTTGCCAGTAACTGCGACTGCGTGA
- a CDS encoding TCR/Tet family MFS transporter, producing the protein MTTSSTETQHKARTAAMPFIMLTVLIDMISIGLIVPVLPALVGKFAGSQADTAFWYGAVAFAFGLANFFGAPILGALSDKYGRRPILLLGFCGLALNFFATAFSTALWMLIVVRLVGGAMQANAAVCNAYVADITPPEQRAKRFGMIGAMFGVGFIIGPVMGGLLGAINLRLPFIVAGSLALTNLAYGYFVLPESLPVDRRRSFSWKFANPLSSLQALSRLKTVGPLVAVIACSGLAQFVLFTTWVLYTTFKFDWGPLQNGQSLAAVGIMSVLVQGVLLGQMLKRLSPQRLAIIGLLSSTAAYLLWGVASHGWMMYAIIFANIFGPTVNAAIQSIISGAADSHNQGQTLGAVSSLNSLMAVVAPVIGAPLLGAVSSLPKGDWRIGAPFYFCAALQLASLVLAFLHFQRQRQPSEDTTILTSTPETEDV; encoded by the coding sequence GTGACCACTTCCAGCACCGAGACGCAGCACAAGGCCCGCACCGCCGCCATGCCTTTCATCATGCTGACGGTATTGATCGACATGATTTCGATCGGCCTGATCGTACCGGTGTTGCCGGCGTTGGTCGGCAAATTCGCCGGCTCGCAAGCGGATACGGCATTCTGGTATGGCGCTGTGGCGTTTGCGTTCGGCCTGGCGAATTTCTTCGGCGCGCCGATCCTGGGTGCACTGTCTGATAAATATGGCCGGCGGCCGATATTGCTGCTGGGGTTTTGCGGGCTGGCCTTGAATTTTTTCGCCACCGCTTTTTCGACCGCACTGTGGATGTTGATCGTGGTGCGCCTGGTGGGCGGCGCCATGCAGGCCAATGCGGCGGTGTGCAATGCCTACGTGGCGGACATCACGCCGCCGGAGCAACGCGCCAAGCGCTTCGGCATGATAGGCGCGATGTTCGGCGTCGGCTTCATCATCGGTCCGGTAATGGGCGGTTTGCTGGGAGCGATCAATTTGCGCCTGCCTTTCATTGTCGCCGGCAGCCTGGCGCTAACCAACCTGGCTTACGGCTATTTTGTGCTGCCGGAATCGCTGCCGGTCGACCGCCGACGCAGCTTCAGCTGGAAATTCGCCAATCCGCTGTCATCCCTGCAGGCATTATCGCGCCTGAAGACGGTTGGCCCCTTGGTGGCAGTGATTGCCTGTAGCGGCCTTGCCCAATTCGTCTTGTTCACCACCTGGGTGCTGTACACCACGTTCAAATTTGACTGGGGTCCCTTGCAAAACGGCCAGTCGCTGGCTGCGGTCGGCATCATGTCGGTGCTGGTGCAAGGCGTGTTGCTGGGTCAAATGCTCAAACGTCTCAGCCCGCAGCGGCTGGCGATCATCGGCCTGCTGTCGTCGACTGCCGCCTATCTGTTGTGGGGTGTAGCCAGTCATGGCTGGATGATGTACGCCATCATTTTCGCCAACATCTTCGGCCCCACGGTCAACGCTGCAATCCAGAGCATCATTTCCGGTGCGGCGGACTCGCATAACCAGGGCCAGACGCTAGGCGCGGTCAGCTCGCTCAACAGCTTGATGGCGGTGGTTGCGCCTGTCATCGGCGCGCCCTTGCTGGGTGCGGTATCGAGCCTGCCAAAAGGAGACTGGCGCATCGGCGCGCCCTTCTATTTTTGCGCGGCGTTGCAGTTAGCATCGCTGGTGCTGGCGTTCCTGCACTTCCAGAGGCAACGCCAGCCTAGTGAGGACACGACAATTCTTACCAGTACACCGGAAACAGAAGACGTTTGA
- a CDS encoding heavy metal-binding domain-containing protein, whose product MAKVTGLSGNEIFCLALKNYSAGEIVVGNSVNSMGFLGGIGAGLKNMLGGEITQVTAAIHEGRANAFERMRKEAMQEGASGVAGVSSELRSFSGSTEFLFVGSCVHANGVSGRFFTTAGDAQELYCHMDAGYEPIQHAFGNIAYSMGVGGGIMGSLKTLVRGEIAEYSNIFNATRHKALERLVSQAKADGANAVVGIRTTILPWMGTHEMLMAGTASRHNALPASADANPVTSDLTGEELWAMTSLGYAPVKLLMSTSIYSLGVVGGFMAAFKSFTKGEISDLTTLIHDAREIAIDRLKNEADALGAEEVVGVKTYIAEIGNGLVEFMAIGTAVKKMSGFSVKNAALPAQAIIRDKDTWVDGDFGFSLDRGAAS is encoded by the coding sequence ATGGCTAAAGTAACTGGTTTATCCGGAAATGAAATCTTCTGCCTGGCGTTAAAAAATTATTCTGCGGGCGAGATCGTAGTAGGCAATAGCGTCAATTCAATGGGCTTTCTCGGCGGGATTGGCGCCGGCCTGAAGAACATGCTGGGTGGCGAAATCACCCAGGTCACTGCGGCGATTCACGAGGGTCGCGCCAATGCTTTTGAACGTATGCGTAAAGAAGCCATGCAGGAAGGCGCTTCAGGTGTGGCGGGTGTTTCCAGCGAGTTGAGATCGTTCAGCGGCAGCACCGAGTTTCTGTTTGTGGGTTCTTGCGTGCATGCCAACGGCGTCTCAGGTCGCTTTTTCACCACCGCCGGCGATGCGCAGGAGTTGTACTGTCATATGGATGCCGGCTATGAGCCGATCCAGCATGCGTTCGGCAATATCGCGTATTCGATGGGCGTCGGCGGCGGCATCATGGGCTCGCTGAAGACGCTGGTGCGCGGTGAAATCGCCGAATACAGCAATATCTTCAATGCTACACGCCACAAGGCGCTCGAACGACTGGTCAGCCAGGCCAAGGCCGATGGCGCCAACGCAGTGGTAGGCATCCGCACGACCATCCTGCCGTGGATGGGTACGCACGAGATGCTGATGGCGGGCACGGCGTCGCGGCATAATGCGCTGCCTGCCAGCGCTGACGCCAATCCCGTCACCAGCGACCTTACCGGTGAAGAACTGTGGGCCATGACCAGCCTTGGCTATGCGCCGGTCAAATTACTGATGTCGACCTCCATCTATTCGCTCGGCGTGGTGGGCGGCTTCATGGCGGCATTCAAATCCTTCACCAAGGGTGAAATTAGTGATCTGACGACGCTGATCCATGACGCCCGCGAAATTGCAATCGACCGCTTGAAGAACGAAGCCGATGCGTTGGGTGCGGAAGAGGTGGTCGGGGTCAAGACTTACATTGCTGAAATAGGCAATGGCCTGGTGGAGTTCATGGCGATCGGTACAGCGGTCAAGAAAATGTCCGGCTTTTCAGTCAAGAACGCAGCGCTGCCGGCGCAGGCAATCATCCGCGACAAGGACACCTGGGTCGACGGCGATTTCGGTTTTTCGCTGGATCGTGGCGCGGCTTCCTGA